The nucleotide window ATTCACATGCAGGGCCAAGAATTCTAGCAATTCGTACTCTTTTGGCGTTAATGTCAGGTATTCACCCCCACGATTTACCCGCCTTGAACGCAAATTCACTTTAAGATCATGGACTACAATAACTTCTTCGCCCTCTGGTGTTGCATTCGCGAAAACACGCAATAAATTTCGTATTCTAGCCAGCATAACATTCAAGTGAACAGGTTCCTCCATTACATCATTAGCTCCATAATCCAGCCATTCCACGATGAATTGAGGAGATGCATTTGACGTGATAACCAGTAGAGGTACAACCTGACCTTTACCTATCCATTGTTTCAACTCTGCCTTCTGATCTTGTTGCCGATATACCTCCCCCTCATCCAAGTCTAGCAAGATGATCAGGTTAAATTTTGATAACGAATCCTCGACGGATTGGTTTAGTTCAGACTCTTTCTTTCGTTGCACCTCATACCCTTCGGCACATAATATGTCTTGAATAAGGCTGACCTGTTCTCCTGCTCCAATCAGCAAAATGGCTGTTTTCACTGTTTTTCACCCGGCCTGTCTCTGTCCCGCTGCTCGCAGCAATGGTTGGTACAGTTAGCATGCCGTAAAATGAAAAAGTCCATTCCCTCTAGGGAACAGACTTTGCTTCTTTCTTGCTTTAACCAAAGTAGCGGTGAACAAGCGTACGTGCTTCCGCTGTATCTTTGGTTCCGTGTACGAGTACACGTCCATCCTGGAAAATGACCATTCTGTGGACTCCTGTTGTAAAAGAAACCAGAAAAGGATTGGATTCCACTTTACCTTCCTGAAGTCTATCCAGGCGATCCGCCGTATGTTGAAGATCCAGATTCATGCGTCGAGCAGGTCGGATCTGAACCGTATCTCTGCCACATAATACATCGGTTTTCTCCAGATTGGACGCAGAAAGATATGGATACGTTGCCGAATCTCCGCAGGAAGGACAGTCTTGCTTTTTCGCACCATCCACATTGATGGATATGTATTCGTTCCTCCACACGTCAAATGACAACAACTTGCGTCTCAAAGCATTCGTATTGCCGCTAAGCAACTTCATCGCCTCTGCGGTCTGATTCGCCGTTACCATCTGCACCGCTTGAGGAATAATGCCAGATGTATCACAGGTATCTCCCCCCAAAGGGACTTCACCCAGCAAACAATTTAAACAGGGCGTATCTCCAGGCATAAACGTATAGGTAATGCCGTAACTGCCCACGCATCCACCATAAATCCAGGGAATACGGTGCTTCTGTGCCATATCATTAATGAGTAGTCGGGTATCAAAGTTATCCGTTGCATCCATAATCAAGTCTGCATGCTGAATGAGTTCTTCCAATTCATCCACTCTGACATCCAACACTTTCCCTTGCACATGAACCGTGGAATTAATGGCAGATAAACGTTTTTCCGCCGCCATCGCCTTCGGCATCCGTTCAATTGCATCCTGTTCTACATATAATTGCTGTCGCTGCAGATTACTCCACTCGACATAATCACGATCCACGATCGTGATGTGACCGACTCCTGAACGAACTAACGTTTCTGCGATTCCTGTTCCCAGTGCACCAGCACCAACGATTAAAACTCTGCTGTCGCTCAATCTGACCTGACCTTCCTTGCCCAGCGGCGCGTAGCGTTCCTGTCTGGAATACCGATCGGCCTGCTCGGAAGATGTTGATTGTTGATCTATCATGTATGAACCATTCCTTCCACCGGACTGCTGGCTGCTGCATAACGCTTCACAGGAATCATGCCTGCCTCATATGCCAGTCTACCTGCCTCTACCCCCATTCGCATCGCTTGAGCCATGCTCACCGGATCTCTTGATCCAGATACGGCTGTGTTCAACAATACGCCATCCGCACCAAGTTCCATCGCATAAGCAGCATCTTTGGGGGAGCGTAACCCTGCATCCACAATTACAGGTACAACGGCCTGCTCAATGATGATCTCAAGGTTATAGGGATTGATGATGCCTCTGCCAGCTCCGATGGGAGAAGCGCCAGGCATTACAGCATGTACGCCAAGCAGTTGCAGCCTTTTGGCCAGAATGACATCATCCGAAATATAAGGCAATACAGTGAAGCCCTTTTCAAGCAAAATTTCGCAAGCCTTGTACGTTTCAATCGGATCTGGGAGCAACGTAATTCCATCTCCAATGACTTCGACTTTTATCATATCACAAAGTCCCGAAGCCCGCGCAAGCTCGGCAATTCGCACCGCCTCTTCCGCAGTGGAAGCCCCAGCTGTATTCGGAAGAAGCGTGTATTGGTCCAGATCCAACGTATCCAGGAAATGCTTCTGGTTACGCTCCTCCAGATTCAGACGACGAACAGCAAAGGTTAAAACTTCCGTTTCAGATGCTTCCACAGCCTGACTTTGCACTTCCAGATCCGAAAACTTGCCTGTTCCGAGCAACAATCTGGACTCAAACGTATATTTCCCAATGTTCAACATCATCAACCGCCTCCTACAAAATGTACAATCTCGATTCGATCGCCTTCTCTTAATGCCGTCGTCTCATGATACTCACGCGTTAAAATATGCCTGTTCAGCTCAACAACTACAGTCTTGACTTGTAGGTCAAAAGATTGGAGCAGTTTATCCACACGATTCAATCTGTCTTCTATCTCCATCCGTTGACCATTAACGATGATATTCAATGCACCACTCCCTTTCTGTTTAATCGCTCAGGGCTCAGCGCCTCAATTCCGAGTTCTTCTGAGCTTTTGCCCGCGAGCAATTCAGCGATTAATCTGCCAGTTATCGCACTGAGCAAAATACCGTTACGGAAATGTCCAAAGGCGGTAAACAGCCCGGATATACTTTCGCAAGCACCTATATAAGGCAGCCCATCCGGAGTTGCCGGCCTTACGCCTGCCCACGCTCGCAAAAATTGTGCTTCTTTCATCCCAGGTACCCAGTGGGTAGCCGCTGTTAACAGCTTCTGAACACCCTGTACAGAAACATTCAGATCCGTTCTGCCTGGCAGACTGGTTGCCCCGAGCCAAACCTCTCCATTGGCTTTGGGAACAATATAGATATCTTCTGCGTACACCGTTCTGTCAGGTCTGTACCCTGCATGTTCAGCTGAGAACTGCACGGCGGCTATTTCTCCTTTTACCGACCACACAGGCAAGCTTAGGTTCACATGTCTCATCAAATCTTCACTCTGTAATCCAGCCGCTATAACGACATGTTTACAGGTCATTTCGCCGATCGATGTGGTGATTCCTTGCACCCCGTATTCGTTTACTTGCACGCGTATATCCTGTATGCCCTCCATTACCCGCGCTCCCATTGCTTGAGCGCATTTGGCGTATGCCTTTGTTAGATGGACTGGAAGAACTTCACTCTCGTAAGGCCTGTAGTAGGCTCCATACGTATCTCTGTTAAGCCATGATGCCTCCTGCTGCACAGCGTAACGATCCCACCACACCTCATCAGTAGACAACGCAGACCTCCGATTGTCCTTATAACTGCTTAATTCACTGTATGAACGAAAAGGGGTTAGGAATCCATGGCGTTGCAGACCAGTCTCTACCTCGCTGAGAGTAGTCATTAGCACCTGTTGCTCATGAAGTAACTGCCTGCTCTGCCTGGCAAGCTTAGCCATCAAAGGATGAGCAAAATCCTCACTATCTGCCGCCAGCATTCCAGCCGCTGCGCACGAAGTTCCTACCGCGATTGCTGAACGCTCTACCAACAATACATCCTGGCCACGTGAAGCAAGTTCATATGCGATGGCACATCCAACAACGCCTCCGCCTACAACAATCGTTTCGGCATGAATCTTATTCGGTCTATCAGTAATGATCTCTTTCATCATCTCATCTCCTTGATTCAGCGGCTCAGACTTTCTGTATCAACGATAGCCTGCCTTAATGATGCAGCGGCCCGATCCGGTGAATCACTCGCCCATACATTCGAGATCACGGCGGCTCCCTGTGCCCCTGCGGAGCGAATCGCGTGAATATTTCCCGGTTCAATGCCCCCGATCGCAATGACAGGAATGGAGACACCCCTGCACACTTCAGCAAGAGCATTTAATCCTCTTGGTTCAAGATCCGGCTTACTGCTGGTTGCGTAGACATGCCCGAAGAAAAGGTAAACAGCTCCCCGTTCTTCAGCGATTTTTGCCTCATCTATTGAATGAACAGATACACCCAGACGAAGTCGGTACACATTGCTTATGCCATCATTGTTGTAGTTACGTATAGCCTCTTGCCCCCAGTGCACACCACCATAAATTTCATTTTGTGGGGACAGCTCTGAGCCATTGATGACGATCCGGCAAGATGGAACTCCAACACCACGCAGACTTTCAGCCCAACCGACCTTTTCTTGCCATGTGAGTTGTTTCTCTCGTATGTGAATATAGTCCACCCATGGCCAGACGTCTTTTGCTGCTTTCACAAAAGATGCTTGATCTCCAGCCCCCGTAGATACAACATGCAGTTCAAATGATCCGTGAACATGTTCATGAGAAATTGCCGTACCGTTCATCCCCTTCCATCCATGAATGCTACAAAAAAACACAAAAAAGCCACTCCCGTAGGGGAGTGGCTGCGTATTAATTATTGGACCAGATGACTGACTGATACATACAGTTCATTTCGTGCAAAACAGCTATGGAACTTATAGCCATAACGTTATACACAGAACTGCATGTTTCAATTCGCTAAGCAGACGATTGTCATTCTTTCGAATTCCCGTTTGCTCACGTCATTCACTGAAACGAGCGCGCCACTTCCCTACGCTGGTATGATCCAGATCAGGTGCAAAGGGTCCGGAATCGCATTCTTCCATCTCAGCCGCATCGTGCGGCCCCCCTAGTGTTCATATGAAGTTGTAGCCTATATTACCATAGACGGATTTTTTTGTCACCGTTCATTTCTATTAAGCGTTGCTTGAATTGTCTAGTTTTTCTCAGACCATTCTTCAACATTCCATGTTTTCGTGACCCAACCCTCGTAGAAATCAGGTTCATGAGATACCAGTAACACCGTTCCCTTGAATTCTTGCAAGGCACGCTGCAACTCAGCTTTAGCTGTGACATCCAGATGGTTCGTCGGCTCATCGAATAGAATCCAGTTACTTTCACGCATCAAGAGCTTGCATAAACGAACCTTGGCTTGTTCTCCACCACTCAGCATGTTAAGCGGACGAGTAATGTGCTCATTTTTCAACCCACAGCGAGCGAGATGACCCCTAACCTCATTCTGGGTCAAATGTGAAAACTCATTCCACACATCCTCAATCGGTGTGATATTTCCAGCACGAACTTCCTGCTCAAAATAGGCCGTTTCGAGATAATCTCCCAAAAAGGTCTTTCCACTGAGTGGAGATATTTTTCCCAGGATGGTTTTCAGCAGTGTCGATTTACCCACACCATTACAACCTACGATGGCAATTTTCTCACCGCGTTCAATCGTCATTGTCATCTTAGGCAGTAAAGGATACGTATATCCAATTTCAAAATCAATACCCTCAAAGACCGTTTTACTGCTCGCGCGGGCATCCTTGAATTTGAACGTTGGTTTGGCCGCCTCATCTGGACGATCAATACGTTCAATCCTGTCCAGCTGCTTCTCCCGGCTCTTCGCTCGACCTGAAGTTGAAGCACGTGCCTTATTACGCTGAATGAAATCTTCCTGCTTCTTGATGTACTCTTGCTGCTTCTCGTACGCATCAATATGCTGGGCTTTATTCATATCCGCCATCTCCAGGAACTTGTTATAGTTCGCTGCATATCGCGTTAATTTGGCAAATTCCAAATGATAAATGACATTTACGACTTCATTCATGAATTCCGTATCATGGGAGATTAGAAGAAACGCATGAGGGTAGTCCTTCAGGTAACGCGACAACCATTCAATGTGCTCTACGTCCAAATAGTTGGTCGGCTCATCCAGCAATAGAGCTGTAGGTTTCTCGAGCAGAAGCTTGGCAAGAAGCACCTTCGTACGTTGTCCACCACTTAGAGCTGCGACATCTCGATCAAGGCCAATTGCAGACAAACCAAGACCATTGGCCATCTCTTCCACTTTTACGTCAATCAGATAAAAATCGCCCTGTTCCAGTTGTTCCTGAATATCGCCCATCTCTTCCAGCAACTGCTCCAGCTTATCTGGATCTGCATCTGCCATCTGGTCCGTAATATTCATCATTTCTTTTTCCAATTCAAGCAACGGAAGGAATGCATCCTTAAGCACGTCACGGATGGTTTTGCCTGGCGTAAGCTTCGTGTGCTGATCCAGATATCCATAACGGACCTTAGGTGTCCATTCGACTTTTCCACTGTCTTTAAGCAATTTACCGGTAAGGATGTTCATTAGTGTGGATTTACCTACACCATTGGCACCCACAAGTCCTACGCGCTCTCCGGCAAGTAAGCGAAACGATACATTTTTAAATAACGTGCGATCTCCAAAATTGTGACTCACGTTCTCTACTGACAATAAACTCATAAGATGAGGTTGCTCCTATCTATTAACATTACTTTTGTTATTGTTCCGAAACCCTATTCTAGCACAGGTCCCGTCTTTTCTGAAAGTAATGTAAACATAACAGGAACCTCTTCCATGATTTTGTCATTCAGGCTACGCTACCGATTAGAGCAGTTATATTCGAAATAACCTTGTGCAGCTGCTTGTCTTGCGTCTGTGAACACCTCTTCGGCACGGTAACCATTACCACATGTGGAGGGATAGTAGTACTTGATACCCGTTAAAGGATCTATCCCACCTACAATGGCCGTTTTCTTCACTAGTCTGCCTCCACCAATCGCATAATTGTTGATCTTCTGATCACCCACACCTATACCCTGGATAAAGGCCATAATCCCTGTATCGTTAATGGAGTTATACCAATCTTCCTGCGCAATCAGGGGCATCGTAAACGTATAGGATATACCGTTCTTTCTGGCAAACTCATTATGACGGTTAATCACATCAGCCAGATCATCCTGCACAGTGCTTACAATTCGGCTTCGTCTAACTTGCTCAAATACGCTGGTATTCTGAAGTAAAGGAATTTGAGTGCTAGCAGCGAGTTCTTTTTGAAATCCCTCAACCCATTTCCCTGCATTTGCGTCATAGGCATATACGTAATCGTCCAGTGTAAAGTTAATACTGCTACCATTTGAATCTGAGTATGTATAAGGTTTCTTGGGGCTCCACACTTGCCGGAAAGAATCTTCACGGTTACCTGTCAACTCTGTTTCTGTGGACAACATATAAAAGCCGTCGTAATCCAGAATAACTACGGCAGGAATGTAATTAAACATGTTTCGAATAGCTGCAGGATCATCCTGAATCCCCATATTCAAAGCCAGCGTCTGAGTAAATGTCAACAAGGCAAGCTCCTTGTCCGCTTTAACAAACTTGGTTGAATCATAACCTGCTTCATCATTTTGTTTCTCATTCTGATGCATGACCGCACCTGCATCCATGACTGCGGTTTGAAGTGCAGATCTGTATCGATGTGCAAGATATTGAGCCTCTTCGGCATCTTGGGTATGGAGTGAGATGATCCAGAAGAGCGGGAAGAAGATCAGTACGAATACAATGGATAGCTCAGTAATCTTCATTAAGGACCATACCTCCGTATGTGACAAATACCGCTGAAGCCTGAGCCGTACTACTCAACCATTCACGAATAAGCATGGAAGGTGTACGATTTGTATTTTGGAGAGTCACGGTGAAAAAATCCCCTGTCGTCAACGTATATCTTCGGCCAGGATCATCAACCGGTATCACACCTGAGGATGGGAAAAGTCTTTCTCGAATCTGAGCTGCATAATATCCATCCTGCACTACCTCATAGGTCCCGGTAAAACTATTATTGTCCATCGGATCTGTATAGTGAGGTACGTATTTCTTATGTAAATGTTCCATCGACACCTCATACACATTGCCCGTCTGGGTCAGTTTCACCTCAAACTCAGCCAACATTCGAGGTGAAATATATCCTTTCGTTCGAACAGCATCGACAAAACGTGTTACATTCTGAACCGCCGTCATACGTGCTATATCATCCTGCCGATCCGCTGTTTCAGCAGCTGGATACACATAGAGCAGAAGGACTGCGAGCAATACGGCGAATAGCTTGGATGCGGCATTAATCAATTCACACTGGCCTCCTTCCAAAAAACAATCTTGAGCAGTTCTCCAGTTTCATTTCGTATAAACTCAGGACTGTAGGTGGCATCGAGCTGGACAGGAATTGTCGCTGTTTTGCTAACAAGAGGATCGATCACATACGAAGTCCCATCTACCTCCACAGGAATGCCTGTACCTGTCATCTGCCTCACGGTATGCAACACTTCTGCACCACTATACTGATCAGGTTTGGTGGTATGCAGTGTTGTTGTCAGCCGACCTTCCATACCTGCTGTTGTCTGTACTCTGTCGTTCAAAGCCACTGATAAAATCTTAACATTCTGTTGCCCGTACAGGCAGGCTGTCACAAACAGGACAACCGCCGTACAAAACAACATAAGATGCTGGGTATTCTGGGACATGTGAAACCAACTCCTGTCAGGATTGCTGGAAGATCAGCCCTCTTACCACGTTGGAACGGTCTTTTACGATAATGGCTTTGAATTTACCACTTGGATTGACATATTGATTATCTTTTTCACTCATGGTCTGGTTAATAATCCCCACTTTATCGTCAGGTGCAATAACCGAGCCGTAGTCCGCATTATTGAGATCCTGTGAAATGTTCAATTGATTGCCATACCATTGACCCGCTTTA belongs to Paenibacillus sp. FSL H8-0079 and includes:
- a CDS encoding response regulator transcription factor, which produces MKTAILLIGAGEQVSLIQDILCAEGYEVQRKKESELNQSVEDSLSKFNLIILLDLDEGEVYRQQDQKAELKQWIGKGQVVPLLVITSNASPQFIVEWLDYGANDVMEEPVHLNVMLARIRNLLRVFANATPEGEEVIVVHDLKVNLRSRRVNRGGEYLTLTPKEYELLEFLALHVNEACTRSDILREVWGYEYAMDTNVVDVYIKHLRVKVDKGRSVKLIHTVRGIGYMLHDKN
- a CDS encoding ThiF family adenylyltransferase, which codes for MIDQQSTSSEQADRYSRQERYAPLGKEGQVRLSDSRVLIVGAGALGTGIAETLVRSGVGHITIVDRDYVEWSNLQRQQLYVEQDAIERMPKAMAAEKRLSAINSTVHVQGKVLDVRVDELEELIQHADLIMDATDNFDTRLLINDMAQKHRIPWIYGGCVGSYGITYTFMPGDTPCLNCLLGEVPLGGDTCDTSGIIPQAVQMVTANQTAEAMKLLSGNTNALRRKLLSFDVWRNEYISINVDGAKKQDCPSCGDSATYPYLSASNLEKTDVLCGRDTVQIRPARRMNLDLQHTADRLDRLQEGKVESNPFLVSFTTGVHRMVIFQDGRVLVHGTKDTAEARTLVHRYFG
- a CDS encoding thiazole synthase, with protein sequence MLNIGKYTFESRLLLGTGKFSDLEVQSQAVEASETEVLTFAVRRLNLEERNQKHFLDTLDLDQYTLLPNTAGASTAEEAVRIAELARASGLCDMIKVEVIGDGITLLPDPIETYKACEILLEKGFTVLPYISDDVILAKRLQLLGVHAVMPGASPIGAGRGIINPYNLEIIIEQAVVPVIVDAGLRSPKDAAYAMELGADGVLLNTAVSGSRDPVSMAQAMRMGVEAGRLAYEAGMIPVKRYAAASSPVEGMVHT
- the thiS gene encoding sulfur carrier protein ThiS — its product is MNIIVNGQRMEIEDRLNRVDKLLQSFDLQVKTVVVELNRHILTREYHETTALREGDRIEIVHFVGGG
- the thiO gene encoding glycine oxidase ThiO is translated as MMKEIITDRPNKIHAETIVVGGGVVGCAIAYELASRGQDVLLVERSAIAVGTSCAAAGMLAADSEDFAHPLMAKLARQSRQLLHEQQVLMTTLSEVETGLQRHGFLTPFRSYSELSSYKDNRRSALSTDEVWWDRYAVQQEASWLNRDTYGAYYRPYESEVLPVHLTKAYAKCAQAMGARVMEGIQDIRVQVNEYGVQGITTSIGEMTCKHVVIAAGLQSEDLMRHVNLSLPVWSVKGEIAAVQFSAEHAGYRPDRTVYAEDIYIVPKANGEVWLGATSLPGRTDLNVSVQGVQKLLTAATHWVPGMKEAQFLRAWAGVRPATPDGLPYIGACESISGLFTAFGHFRNGILLSAITGRLIAELLAGKSSEELGIEALSPERLNRKGVVH
- a CDS encoding thiamine phosphate synthase, which translates into the protein MNGTAISHEHVHGSFELHVVSTGAGDQASFVKAAKDVWPWVDYIHIREKQLTWQEKVGWAESLRGVGVPSCRIVINGSELSPQNEIYGGVHWGQEAIRNYNNDGISNVYRLRLGVSVHSIDEAKIAEERGAVYLFFGHVYATSSKPDLEPRGLNALAEVCRGVSIPVIAIGGIEPGNIHAIRSAGAQGAAVISNVWASDSPDRAAASLRQAIVDTESLSR
- a CDS encoding ABC-F family ATP-binding cassette domain-containing protein, which gives rise to MSLLSVENVSHNFGDRTLFKNVSFRLLAGERVGLVGANGVGKSTLMNILTGKLLKDSGKVEWTPKVRYGYLDQHTKLTPGKTIRDVLKDAFLPLLELEKEMMNITDQMADADPDKLEQLLEEMGDIQEQLEQGDFYLIDVKVEEMANGLGLSAIGLDRDVAALSGGQRTKVLLAKLLLEKPTALLLDEPTNYLDVEHIEWLSRYLKDYPHAFLLISHDTEFMNEVVNVIYHLEFAKLTRYAANYNKFLEMADMNKAQHIDAYEKQQEYIKKQEDFIQRNKARASTSGRAKSREKQLDRIERIDRPDEAAKPTFKFKDARASSKTVFEGIDFEIGYTYPLLPKMTMTIERGEKIAIVGCNGVGKSTLLKTILGKISPLSGKTFLGDYLETAYFEQEVRAGNITPIEDVWNEFSHLTQNEVRGHLARCGLKNEHITRPLNMLSGGEQAKVRLCKLLMRESNWILFDEPTNHLDVTAKAELQRALQEFKGTVLLVSHEPDFYEGWVTKTWNVEEWSEKN